Proteins from one Buchnera aphidicola (Kurisakia onigurumii) genomic window:
- the cyaY gene encoding iron donor protein CyaY, with translation MNNTCVIKKNNFNKLFLEITLKIEKIIDDYSGNKNLDYEMNQNIFTIFINEKKIIINKQEYLQQIWMATTKQGYHFALKKKKWICIRNNINIWVLLKKIFKKELQEDIITI, from the coding sequence ATGAACAATACATGTGTAATAAAAAAAAATAATTTTAATAAATTATTTTTAGAAATAACATTAAAAATAGAAAAAATAATAGATGATTATTCAGGAAATAAAAATCTAGATTATGAAATGAACCAAAATATTTTCACAATCTTTATTAATGAGAAAAAAATTATTATTAATAAACAAGAATATTTACAACAAATATGGATGGCAACAACAAAACAAGGTTATCATTTTGCATTAAAAAAAAAAAAATGGATTTGTATTAGAAATAATATAAATATTTGGGTTTTATTAAAAAAAATATTTAAAAAAGAACTACAAGAAGATATCATCACAATATAA
- the hemC gene encoding hydroxymethylbilane synthase, translating to MFYTMLKIITRKSPLALAQTKYVQKKLYCINPKLKIQLIPIQTKGDIIFKKFKKNYIDTKRLFVEELEIALLQNKADIAIHSTKDMPIQMHPKLILSGICKRENPLDAFVSNKYQTLQELPQGSVIGTSSARRKCQLLFLRPDLLITPIRGNIETRLKKLDQGKYDAIILAVAGLKRLKLKCRINEIISPTILLPSCGQGSIGIQSKLDDNKINFLIKKINHKKSYLRTLAERSFCKKIGSSCQFPIGSFAILKKNKLFLRGLIGSPNGENIIKGEKIGNFFEAKKIGKHLAKEILNKGAKKIVDNFLKTKKKSQ from the coding sequence ATATTTTATACAATGTTAAAAATAATTACTAGAAAAAGCCCTTTAGCTTTAGCACAAACTAAATATGTACAAAAAAAATTATATTGTATTAATCCTAAATTAAAAATTCAGTTAATTCCGATTCAAACCAAAGGAGATATAATTTTTAAAAAATTCAAAAAAAATTATATTGACACTAAAAGATTATTTGTAGAAGAATTAGAAATAGCTTTACTACAAAATAAAGCAGATATTGCAATTCATTCCACTAAAGATATGCCTATACAAATGCATCCCAAACTAATCTTATCAGGAATCTGTAAGCGAGAAAATCCTTTAGATGCATTTGTATCAAATAAATATCAAACATTGCAGGAATTACCACAAGGATCAGTTATTGGAACATCCAGCGCAAGAAGAAAATGTCAATTATTATTTTTAAGACCTGATTTATTAATTACACCTATACGAGGTAATATAGAAACTAGATTAAAAAAATTAGATCAAGGAAAATATGATGCAATCATTTTAGCTGTAGCAGGATTAAAAAGATTAAAATTAAAATGTCGAATTAATGAAATAATTAGTCCTACAATATTATTACCATCTTGTGGACAAGGATCAATAGGCATTCAATCTAAATTAGATGACAATAAAATAAATTTTTTAATAAAAAAAATAAATCATAAAAAAAGTTATTTACGTACATTAGCAGAAAGATCATTTTGTAAAAAAATAGGTTCTAGTTGCCAATTTCCAATAGGAAGTTTTGCTATTTTAAAAAAAAATAAATTGTTTCTTCGAGGATTAATAGGATCTCCTAACGGAGAAAATATTATAAAAGGAGAAAAAATAGGAAATTTTTTTGAAGCAAAAAAAATTGGGAAACATTTAGCAAAAGAAATTCTTAATAAAGGCGCAAAAAAAATAGTTGACAATTTTTTAAAAACAAAAAAAAAATCACAATGA
- a CDS encoding uroporphyrinogen-III synthase: MNILIVRPILDAKILMKKFLKKGIKSHIFPIISFKKGKEINILPKIIKNLPQKSIIIFVSKQAIKYTLSILQEKKIKFPKKLYFYTIGYHSSLILKKYVPYPVKYPKKKENSEELLKILILKKNIKKKKY; the protein is encoded by the coding sequence ATGAATATTTTAATTGTTCGACCTATTTTAGATGCAAAAATTTTAATGAAAAAATTTTTGAAAAAAGGTATCAAAAGTCATATTTTTCCAATTATTTCATTTAAAAAAGGAAAAGAAATAAATATTTTGCCAAAAATAATAAAAAATTTACCACAAAAAAGTATAATTATTTTTGTTTCTAAACAAGCTATAAAATATACATTAAGTATATTACAAGAAAAAAAAATTAAATTTCCTAAAAAATTATATTTTTATACTATTGGTTATCATTCATCCTTAATATTAAAAAAATATGTTCCTTATCCAGTAAAATATCCTAAAAAAAAAGAAAATAGTGAAGAATTATTAAAAATATTAATATTAAAAAAAAATATTAAAAAAAAAAAATACTGA
- a CDS encoding uroporphyrinogen-III synthase, with amino-acid sequence MEKYGCDVSILECYQQVFHSYTKIKNKKIDFSKIDTLIVTSNNILIHLYNLFYKKNKISWLLNCKIFCIGLNMKEKAKKLGWKKIYFLKYSNNEFIYKKILYFFRRKRI; translated from the coding sequence TTGGAAAAATATGGATGTGATGTAAGTATATTAGAATGCTATCAACAAGTTTTTCACTCTTATACAAAAATAAAAAATAAAAAAATAGATTTTTCAAAAATTGATACATTAATTGTTACTAGTAATAATATACTAATACATTTATATAATTTATTTTATAAAAAAAATAAAATTAGTTGGTTATTAAATTGCAAAATTTTTTGTATTGGTTTAAACATGAAGGAAAAAGCCAAAAAATTGGGATGGAAAAAAATATATTTTTTGAAATATTCAAATAATGAATTTATTTATAAAAAAATACTATACTTTTTTCGGCGAAAGAGGATTTGA
- the rho gene encoding transcription termination factor Rho, whose amino-acid sequence MNLTELKNTPVSELIILGEQMGLENLARMRKQDIIFAILKQHSKSGEDIFGNGVLEILQDGFGFLRSADSSYLAGPDDIYVSPSQIRRFNLRTGDTISGKIRPPKEGERYFALLKVNKVNYDKPENARSKILFENLTPLHANSRLRMERGNGSTEDLTARVLDLASPIGRGQRGLIVAPPKAGKTILLQNIAQSIAYNHPDCVLMVLLIDERPEEVTEMQRLVKGEVVASTFDEPASRHVQVAEMVIEKAKRLVEHKKDVIILLDSITRLARAYNTVVPASGKVLTGGVDANALHRPKRFFGAARNVEEGGSLTIIATALIDTGSKMDEVIYEEFKGTGNMELPLSRKIAEKRVFPAIDYNRSGTRKEELLTIPEELQKMWILRKIIHPMTEIDAMEFLINKLAMTKTNDEFFDMMKRA is encoded by the coding sequence ATGAATCTTACCGAGCTTAAAAATACACCAGTTTCTGAACTTATAATTCTTGGCGAACAAATGGGATTGGAAAATTTAGCGCGTATGCGTAAACAAGACATTATTTTTGCAATTTTAAAGCAACATTCTAAAAGCGGAGAAGATATTTTTGGAAATGGAGTTTTAGAAATTTTACAAGATGGATTTGGATTTCTTCGATCAGCAGATAGTTCTTATTTAGCTGGACCTGACGATATTTATGTGTCTCCTAGTCAAATAAGAAGATTTAATTTACGAACAGGAGATACTATATCAGGAAAAATACGTCCTCCAAAAGAAGGGGAGCGATATTTTGCACTTTTAAAAGTTAATAAAGTTAATTATGATAAACCAGAAAATGCTAGAAGCAAAATTCTGTTTGAAAATTTAACTCCATTGCATGCTAATTCAAGACTTAGAATGGAAAGAGGTAATGGATCTACAGAAGATTTAACAGCAAGAGTATTAGATTTAGCTTCTCCTATTGGAAGAGGTCAAAGAGGTTTAATAGTAGCACCTCCTAAAGCAGGAAAAACTATTTTATTACAAAATATTGCTCAAAGTATTGCATACAATCATCCTGACTGTGTTTTAATGGTTCTTTTGATTGATGAAAGACCTGAAGAAGTTACAGAAATGCAAAGATTGGTAAAAGGAGAAGTAGTAGCATCTACATTTGATGAACCTGCTTCTAGACATGTGCAAGTAGCTGAAATGGTTATAGAAAAAGCTAAAAGATTAGTAGAACATAAAAAAGATGTAATAATATTATTAGATTCTATTACTCGATTGGCTAGAGCATATAATACTGTTGTACCTGCTTCAGGAAAAGTACTGACAGGAGGTGTAGATGCAAATGCATTACATCGACCGAAAAGATTTTTTGGAGCTGCGAGAAATGTAGAAGAAGGTGGTAGTTTAACTATTATTGCTACTGCTTTAATTGATACAGGTTCTAAAATGGATGAAGTTATATATGAAGAATTTAAAGGTACTGGAAATATGGAATTACCATTGTCTAGAAAAATTGCAGAAAAAAGAGTTTTTCCAGCAATTGATTATAATAGATCAGGTACAAGAAAAGAAGAATTATTAACTATTCCGGAAGAATTACAAAAAATGTGGATTTTGAGAAAAATTATACATCCTATGACCGAAATAGATGCAATGGAATTTTTAATTAATAAATTAGCTATGACAAAAACAAATGATGAATTTTTTGATATGATGAAAAGAGCCTAA
- the trxA gene encoding thioredoxin, which produces MNTNIYKISDKNFSEKITEEKKLVLVDFWADWCNPCKVLMPILEEISIKYKEKVIFYKINIDENPNTAPKYSIRGIPTLLLFHKSNLIATKVGSISIFELEEFLNLHIKELSI; this is translated from the coding sequence ATGAATACAAATATTTATAAGATATCGGATAAAAATTTTTCTGAAAAAATCACAGAAGAAAAAAAGTTAGTATTAGTTGATTTTTGGGCAGATTGGTGCAATCCATGTAAGGTACTAATGCCTATATTAGAAGAAATATCTATAAAATATAAAGAAAAAGTAATATTTTATAAAATTAATATTGATGAAAATCCCAATACGGCACCTAAATATTCTATTAGAGGAATACCTACTTTATTATTATTCCATAAGTCTAATTTAATAGCTACTAAAGTTGGATCAATATCTATTTTTGAGTTAGAAGAGTTTTTAAATCTTCATATAAAAGAACTGTCTATATAA